Proteins encoded within one genomic window of Bacteroidota bacterium:
- a CDS encoding RtcB family protein — MGKNLIKGKHLRKVDFPNEVAKSLAINILTKHYKHNTTEEKLEILKNILLAPEEFLNHVNLSSLANAILGKPKVKTDYQVHMLKHAGDFNIYGERLISGNAKEQMVAAMKLPISVKGALMPDAHHGYGLPIGGVLATDNAVIPYGVGLDIGCRMALSIYSLPEDYIQKKEYDLQKALRRYTHFGTDGALDFDVNHEILEREEFLLTPLLKRLHGKAWFQLGSSGTGNHFVEFGNVVLHSDNNLNLPEGNYIGLLSHSGSRGMGAAIAATYTKLALQKCKLPKGFQQLAWLSLDDEAGQEYWMSMNLAGDYAKACHDVIHKNLERVLGLNPVLKVENHHNFAWKEIHDGRELIVHRKGATPAAKNQLGIIPGSMTSKGYIVSGLGLDGSLNSAAHGAGRKMSRTEARETIMKSVMNANLAENKTMLIGGSVEESSLAYKDIETVMKNQTGLIKIEGSFTPKIVRMNKS, encoded by the coding sequence ATGGGAAAGAATCTCATAAAGGGAAAACATCTTCGAAAAGTTGATTTCCCGAATGAAGTTGCTAAAAGTTTAGCAATAAATATATTAACAAAACATTATAAACATAATACAACAGAAGAAAAATTAGAAATATTAAAAAACATTTTACTGGCTCCGGAAGAATTCCTGAATCACGTAAATCTTAGTTCATTGGCCAATGCAATTCTAGGTAAACCAAAAGTAAAAACGGATTACCAGGTTCATATGCTTAAACATGCTGGTGATTTCAACATTTATGGGGAAAGACTTATATCCGGAAATGCAAAGGAACAAATGGTAGCTGCAATGAAATTACCAATTTCAGTCAAAGGAGCTTTAATGCCCGATGCGCATCATGGATATGGTTTGCCCATAGGCGGTGTACTTGCAACTGATAATGCTGTAATTCCATATGGAGTTGGATTGGACATCGGTTGCAGAATGGCTTTGAGTATATATTCATTGCCTGAAGATTATATTCAGAAGAAAGAATATGATCTGCAAAAAGCTCTGAGACGCTATACGCATTTCGGAACTGATGGAGCATTAGACTTCGATGTCAATCATGAAATATTAGAAAGAGAAGAGTTTTTATTAACACCTCTTTTAAAAAGACTTCATGGTAAAGCCTGGTTTCAATTAGGCTCTTCCGGTACGGGAAATCATTTTGTTGAATTTGGAAATGTAGTTCTGCATTCTGATAACAATCTTAATCTCCCTGAAGGAAATTACATCGGACTACTATCGCATAGCGGTTCGCGTGGAATGGGTGCTGCTATTGCGGCAACATATACAAAGCTTGCGCTTCAGAAATGTAAATTGCCAAAAGGATTTCAGCAACTGGCTTGGTTGAGTCTTGACGATGAAGCAGGGCAGGAGTATTGGATGTCAATGAATCTTGCCGGTGATTATGCAAAAGCCTGCCATGATGTTATTCATAAAAATCTGGAAAGAGTTCTTGGTTTGAATCCGGTTCTGAAAGTTGAGAACCATCACAACTTTGCATGGAAAGAAATTCATGATGGACGCGAATTGATAGTTCACAGAAAAGGTGCAACACCTGCAGCGAAAAATCAACTGGGGATAATTCCGGGAAGTATGACGAGCAAAGGGTATATAGTAAGTGGACTTGGACTTGACGGTTCATTGAATTCTGCTGCGCATGGCGCAGGGAGAAAAATGTCGAGAACGGAAGCGCGGGAAACAATTATGAAGTCAGTAATGAATGCAAACCTGGCTGAAAATAAAACGATGTTAATCGGTGGAAGTGTTGAAGAATCATCTCTTGCATACAAAGACATCGAAACTGTAATGAAGAACCAGACAGGGCTTATTAAAATTGAAGGATCATTCACACCAAAAATTGTCAGAATGAATAAAAGTTAA
- a CDS encoding helix-turn-helix transcriptional regulator, whose translation MKSTIDQPWIETGYSLFSRDGLSGLKIDLIAKKIGISRSSFYHHFADMEIFQEKLLEYHLTRAQRASERVKACKTMDPEFLHAMVEEKEYILFNRHLRNNRQIPDYKTSFETAIGMMTLPVMPLWIEMLGLHHKPDVAFKC comes from the coding sequence ATGAAAAGCACTATTGATCAACCGTGGATAGAAACGGGATACTCTTTATTTTCCAGGGATGGCCTATCAGGATTAAAAATAGACCTGATAGCAAAAAAAATTGGTATCAGTCGCTCGTCTTTTTATCACCATTTTGCAGACATGGAAATTTTTCAGGAGAAGTTACTTGAATATCATTTAACAAGAGCCCAAAGGGCATCGGAAAGAGTTAAAGCTTGCAAAACAATGGACCCGGAATTTTTACATGCCATGGTTGAAGAAAAAGAATATATATTATTTAATCGTCATCTCCGTAATAACAGACAAATTCCGGATTATAAAACAAGTTTTGAAACTGCAATCGGAATGATGACATTACCGGTCATGCCATTATGGATAGAAATGCTTGGCTTACATCACAAACCCGATGTCGCCTTTAAATGTTAA
- a CDS encoding T9SS type A sorting domain-containing protein — MKIFYTLIRFQKFAVIMLALIVHINSNYLSAQYIVNDIIYSTNSVTNDGKVSGYETQGGNWSIWLPDSANAIVNIGGVAPGLGVGGQARFSENGNFICGTSMGNGGAEISLYDRSLDTWTALGSLGFSVDSTKGGGYGISGDGNVVVGNSWADTTGGLAYTHAVAHNNIEGLMDLGTLFFGRSTRANATNYDGSVVVGWQDFNGPWKSAVWRKNPAGGYFPNEYILIDTAGNPNDEYNQIGECSAVSADGNWIGGYGDFANNNEPWIWSRDSGVINLGTFPGLGNGYVSGISADGSIVVGWFDGFFFGDPRTPFIWTHENGLQEFNTYIRNELGDSTYTHQVYTAESISPNGLYVAGYGVDTSTFLYFAYRVTLNGTTGISSTTSETIEMYPNPTSGFTTIENKGQATLTVSDIRGRVVIKTEINGKYSLDLTEYNSGIYFVTILSSDKMRTSKIIKN, encoded by the coding sequence ATGAAAATATTCTACACCCTCATCAGATTTCAAAAATTTGCGGTAATAATGTTGGCCTTAATCGTCCATATAAATTCAAATTATTTATCAGCGCAGTATATTGTAAACGATATAATTTATTCCACAAACAGTGTAACTAATGATGGAAAAGTTTCAGGTTACGAAACGCAAGGTGGAAACTGGTCGATTTGGCTTCCGGATTCTGCAAATGCAATTGTCAATATTGGCGGAGTTGCCCCGGGCTTAGGTGTTGGCGGGCAAGCACGTTTTTCAGAAAATGGTAATTTTATATGTGGTACAAGTATGGGCAATGGCGGCGCAGAGATTTCATTATATGATCGCTCACTTGATACATGGACAGCACTTGGAAGTTTAGGATTTTCAGTTGACAGCACAAAAGGTGGTGGCTATGGTATATCGGGAGATGGAAACGTAGTTGTCGGAAATTCGTGGGCTGACACAACCGGTGGTCTTGCATACACTCATGCAGTAGCGCATAACAACATTGAAGGTCTGATGGATCTTGGAACTTTATTTTTCGGCAGAAGCACTCGTGCAAATGCAACAAACTATGATGGCAGTGTAGTAGTTGGGTGGCAGGATTTTAATGGTCCATGGAAATCTGCGGTATGGAGAAAAAATCCTGCCGGTGGATATTTCCCCAACGAATATATTTTAATTGACACTGCAGGAAATCCTAATGACGAATATAATCAGATCGGAGAATGCAGTGCCGTTTCAGCAGATGGAAACTGGATCGGTGGTTACGGTGATTTCGCAAACAATAACGAACCATGGATCTGGAGCAGGGATTCAGGCGTTATCAATTTAGGAACTTTTCCGGGATTAGGAAATGGATATGTATCAGGAATTTCTGCCGACGGATCAATTGTGGTGGGTTGGTTTGACGGATTTTTCTTTGGTGATCCACGAACTCCATTTATCTGGACACATGAAAACGGACTTCAGGAATTTAATACGTACATAAGAAATGAATTAGGAGATTCAACATATACGCATCAGGTTTACACTGCTGAAAGTATTTCTCCAAATGGATTATACGTTGCAGGCTATGGAGTCGACACATCCACTTTTTTGTATTTCGCATACAGAGTAACACTTAATGGGACAACAGGAATATCTTCAACAACATCAGAAACAATTGAAATGTACCCTAACCCTACTTCAGGTTTTACAACAATTGAGAATAAAGGTCAGGCTACACTTACTGTTTCCGACATCAGAGGGCGAGTTGTAATAAAAACAGAAATCAATGGAAAATATTCACTTGATCTCACTGAATATAACTCAGGAATTTATTTTGTAACAATTTTATCGAGTGACAAAATGCGTACAAGTAAAATAATAAAAAACTAG
- a CDS encoding ferritin-like domain-containing protein produces MKNSVSQTKNRKGKATSKKGSSANQSSKSEGMESSKLMKLFEDELKDIYWAEKALTKAIPKMIKKATSEELIEALENHLQETEEQVSRCEEIFGIIGKKAVAKKCEAMDGLIKEAEEIMKDTDEGSMRDAGIISAGQKVEHYEIASYGTLRQFAETLGLTDAVELFEMTLEEEKGADETLTEVALSAVNIQAAEEEEEEEVESK; encoded by the coding sequence ATGAAAAATTCAGTTTCTCAAACAAAAAACAGAAAAGGCAAAGCAACTTCAAAGAAGGGAAGCAGCGCAAATCAGTCTTCAAAATCAGAAGGAATGGAATCTTCAAAACTGATGAAGTTATTTGAAGATGAATTGAAAGACATTTATTGGGCTGAAAAGGCATTAACTAAAGCCATTCCAAAGATGATCAAAAAAGCCACATCGGAAGAATTAATTGAAGCACTGGAAAATCATTTACAGGAGACAGAAGAACAAGTAAGCAGATGCGAAGAAATATTCGGCATCATTGGAAAAAAAGCTGTTGCAAAAAAATGTGAAGCAATGGACGGTCTTATAAAAGAAGCAGAAGAGATCATGAAAGATACAGATGAAGGATCTATGCGCGACGCCGGAATCATTTCAGCTGGTCAGAAAGTTGAACACTATGAGATAGCGTCTTATGGAACTCTTCGTCAGTTTGCCGAAACACTCGGACTGACTGATGCAGTAGAATTATTTGAAATGACTCTGGAAGAAGAAAAAGGTGCAGACGAAACTCTGACGGAAGTAGCTCTTTCTGCAGTTAATATTCAGGCAGCTGAGGAAGAAGAGGAAGAGGAAGTTGAATCCAAATAA
- a CDS encoding nicotinamide-nucleotide amidohydrolase family protein has translation MRPEQNFARMMKARGLSIAFAESMSCGYLSHKIGSISSTSDIFKGAIICNDKSVKTNLMGLSETLIKKHTAESQVITDKLVRKLKLLIKADVHASITGLASEGGSENRNKPVGTVYYSVLYKNKLTRKKKQFRGSPLEIKKRSCAFLFSFISQIVKSAA, from the coding sequence ATGAGACCCGAACAAAATTTTGCAAGAATGATGAAAGCGAGAGGGCTTTCTATTGCATTTGCTGAAAGCATGAGTTGCGGATATTTATCACATAAAATTGGAAGTATAAGTTCTACATCTGACATCTTCAAAGGAGCAATTATATGTAATGATAAATCTGTAAAAACAAATCTGATGGGCCTTTCTGAAACTCTGATAAAAAAGCATACTGCAGAATCTCAGGTAATAACTGACAAGCTTGTGCGCAAACTTAAATTATTAATCAAAGCAGATGTTCACGCTTCCATTACAGGCCTTGCCTCAGAAGGAGGCTCTGAAAACAGAAATAAACCTGTTGGTACAGTATACTATTCAGTTCTGTACAAGAATAAACTTACAAGAAAGAAAAAGCAATTCCGCGGCTCTCCATTGGAAATTAAAAAAAGATCCTGCGCATTTTTATTTTCATTTATCTCACAGATAGTAAAATCTGCTGCATGA
- a CDS encoding PAS domain S-box protein, producing the protein MSNNNWSDSIDGDNLYQRMIEEIQDYAIILLDTNGIVRNWNLGAQKIKYYSEEEIVGKHFSTFYFDEDIRNKLPDKLIEQARSAGRAIHEGWRKRKDGSKFWGSITITAIHSGEKIVIGFCKVTRDLTDRKIWEDSLRDSEERYHQMIAEVQDYAIILLDINGIIQNWNAGAERIKGYRSDEVIGKKFELFYTPEDLNSKMPDRLLNYAKEHGKAVQEGWRVRKDGTRFWGTIVITALHNKENEVIGFSKVTRDLTQQKIAEEKLAAYLTELEIQNRDLEQFAYVASHDLQEPLRKIQTFAELIQENYDDREFVNKYFEKLEFSAQRMSDLIKSLLNYSRLSKNHDEKMT; encoded by the coding sequence ATGAGTAATAATAATTGGAGCGATTCAATAGATGGCGATAATCTTTATCAGAGAATGATAGAGGAAATTCAGGATTATGCGATTATTTTGCTGGATACAAATGGTATAGTCCGGAATTGGAATCTGGGTGCACAGAAAATTAAGTATTATTCTGAAGAGGAAATTGTTGGAAAACATTTTAGTACATTTTACTTTGATGAAGATATCAGGAATAAACTTCCGGATAAATTAATTGAACAGGCCAGAAGTGCAGGAAGAGCAATTCATGAAGGTTGGCGTAAGCGAAAGGATGGTTCAAAATTCTGGGGAAGTATAACAATAACTGCAATTCATTCGGGAGAAAAAATAGTAATTGGCTTTTGTAAAGTTACAAGAGATCTGACCGATAGAAAAATTTGGGAAGATAGCTTGCGTGACAGCGAAGAACGCTATCATCAAATGATAGCGGAGGTGCAGGACTATGCAATAATTTTGCTCGACATTAATGGAATTATTCAGAATTGGAATGCCGGTGCTGAAAGAATAAAAGGATATAGAAGTGATGAAGTAATCGGAAAAAAATTCGAATTGTTTTATACTCCTGAAGATTTAAATTCGAAGATGCCTGATAGACTTTTAAATTATGCCAAAGAACATGGTAAAGCCGTTCAGGAAGGATGGCGGGTACGCAAAGACGGTACACGATTCTGGGGAACAATTGTTATCACTGCACTTCATAATAAGGAAAATGAAGTAATTGGTTTTTCCAAGGTAACAAGAGATCTTACACAGCAAAAGATTGCAGAAGAGAAGTTAGCTGCTTATTTAACGGAACTAGAAATTCAAAACAGAGACCTCGAACAATTTGCGTACGTGGCATCACATGACCTGCAGGAACCACTTAGAAAAATTCAGACTTTTGCAGAATTAATTCAGGAAAATTACGATGACAGGGAATTTGTAAATAAGTATTTTGAAAAACTTGAATTTTCTGCACAGCGCATGTCAGATCTGATCAAATCATTATTGAATTACAGCCGGCTTTCGAAAAATCATGATGAAAAAATGACATGA
- a CDS encoding response regulator, whose translation MIESTQCLLVDDDKDDQDIFLICIKKTGKNINCKILDSGVEAISYLLSKIEYTPEFIFLDVNMPKMNGIASLKELKKIKRLEKTKIFMYSTTSGGSTSSEALELGANDFIIKPVKTAELVNKLNQIFTTA comes from the coding sequence ATGATTGAATCCACACAATGTCTGCTTGTAGACGACGACAAAGATGATCAGGACATTTTTCTAATTTGTATCAAGAAAACAGGTAAAAATATTAATTGTAAGATACTGGATAGTGGTGTTGAAGCAATTTCATATTTGTTATCGAAAATTGAATACACTCCGGAATTTATTTTTCTGGATGTGAACATGCCTAAGATGAATGGTATTGCAAGTTTGAAAGAGTTGAAAAAAATTAAGCGGCTGGAGAAAACAAAAATATTTATGTATTCGACTACTTCGGGAGGATCAACATCTTCGGAAGCACTTGAATTAGGGGCAAATGATTTTATAATTAAGCCGGTTAAGACCGCAGAGTTGGTAAACAAGCTTAACCAGATTTTTACAACTGCTTAA
- a CDS encoding SDR family oxidoreductase, with protein sequence MDKDKYVLITGGTMGIGYELARCFAEENYNLVLVARSKKDLQNRKKEFENNFGIKVLTISTDLFNPENATKVYREIKTNKINVEILVNNAGQGVYGEFSDTDIKREISIINLNISSLVILTKLFVKEMKKKGSGKILNVSSIASKSPGPFQSVYHATKAFVQSFTEAIRDELKDSGITITALLPGATDTDFFNKADMTRSKVVVEGKLADPAKVAEDGFLALMSGDDKVVSGIANKVNVLMSNLMPESTVARMVHKQQEPVTKNKIKSPQKKMPDKKPIDKKISFKN encoded by the coding sequence ATGGACAAAGATAAATATGTTCTGATCACAGGTGGAACGATGGGTATCGGGTATGAACTTGCAAGATGTTTTGCCGAGGAAAATTATAATCTTGTATTGGTTGCAAGATCCAAAAAGGATTTGCAAAACAGAAAAAAGGAATTTGAAAATAATTTCGGAATCAAGGTTCTGACAATTTCAACGGACCTTTTTAATCCGGAGAATGCAACAAAGGTCTATCGAGAAATAAAGACAAATAAAATCAATGTAGAAATATTGGTGAATAATGCGGGACAAGGTGTGTATGGAGAATTTTCCGATACAGATATTAAAAGAGAAATATCGATTATAAATTTAAATATTTCCAGTCTTGTAATTCTCACAAAATTATTTGTAAAAGAGATGAAGAAAAAAGGAAGTGGAAAAATTCTCAACGTTTCGTCAATTGCAAGTAAAAGTCCGGGGCCTTTCCAATCAGTGTATCATGCAACAAAAGCATTCGTTCAGTCATTCACTGAAGCAATCAGGGATGAATTGAAAGATAGCGGTATAACCATTACAGCTTTATTACCCGGTGCAACCGATACCGATTTTTTCAATAAAGCTGATATGACACGTTCAAAAGTTGTAGTCGAAGGTAAACTTGCTGATCCGGCTAAAGTAGCAGAAGATGGTTTTCTGGCATTGATGAGTGGTGATGATAAAGTTGTTTCCGGAATTGCAAATAAAGTAAATGTCCTAATGTCTAATCTAATGCCGGAAAGCACTGTTGCAAGAATGGTGCATAAACAACAGGAACCTGTAACAAAAAATAAAATTAAATCACCACAGAAAAAAATGCCAGATAAAAAACCGATTGATAAAAAAATCAGCTTTAAAAATTAA
- a CDS encoding IPT/TIG domain-containing protein, whose amino-acid sequence MISSCKKDDSDSDDCPNCPSVTAISPAQAHAYENLTITGINFSSDPQSNIIKINGVLVDADSIVSGNQNQIIVKVPKGCGSGAVTVDLDAELTHFGTSPLFTYIYRYTVVEIGDVHSVPPCGSTPDCFTMNYIEPRGIALDASENVYFSDFGLNCIFKLDKNDGYSPCMLAGCAFSPGNSNGTGTNASFNDPSFIYVDNSNSIFVAENGSAIRTINPVGNVSNWFSSNDLNPVNGGIAFTRDNSGTAYVTNPGLYNISKIIRIGSGFAISHFAGATGVPGNADGQDSSATFLSPNGIATDASGNVYITDSENNLIRKITPSGVVTTFAGSLTPGFTNGQGTSSAFNDPQGIFIDSKSDIYIADKNNGAIRKITPAGLVSTAYQFTIGTLEPHGVTKDSQGNFYVTYRSFAGNGIKKIIVE is encoded by the coding sequence TTGATCAGCTCATGCAAGAAAGATGATTCTGATTCTGATGATTGTCCTAATTGTCCATCCGTAACTGCAATTAGTCCGGCACAGGCGCATGCATATGAAAATCTGACGATAACTGGAATTAATTTTTCTTCCGATCCACAGTCAAACATTATAAAAATAAATGGAGTTCTCGTTGACGCAGATTCAATCGTCAGTGGAAACCAAAATCAGATAATTGTGAAAGTCCCTAAGGGATGTGGTAGTGGAGCAGTTACTGTTGATCTTGATGCGGAGCTAACACACTTCGGAACTTCACCACTGTTTACATATATATATCGATATACTGTAGTTGAAATCGGTGATGTTCATTCCGTACCTCCCTGTGGAAGTACTCCTGACTGTTTTACCATGAATTATATAGAACCAAGAGGCATTGCCCTTGATGCGTCTGAAAATGTTTATTTTAGCGATTTTGGTTTGAATTGTATTTTCAAACTAGATAAGAATGATGGTTATTCACCATGTATGCTTGCAGGTTGCGCATTTTCACCGGGAAATTCAAATGGAACAGGAACTAATGCAAGTTTTAACGATCCTTCCTTTATTTATGTTGATAATAGCAATTCTATTTTTGTTGCTGAAAATGGTTCTGCAATAAGAACTATAAATCCTGTCGGAAATGTTTCCAATTGGTTTTCAAGTAATGACCTTAATCCGGTAAATGGTGGTATAGCATTTACCAGAGACAATAGCGGAACTGCTTACGTAACAAATCCTGGATTATATAACATATCCAAAATAATACGAATCGGATCGGGATTTGCTATTTCACATTTTGCCGGAGCCACAGGTGTTCCCGGCAACGCTGATGGACAAGATAGTTCAGCAACTTTCTTAAGTCCAAATGGTATCGCTACGGACGCATCAGGAAATGTTTACATAACGGATTCTGAAAATAATTTGATCAGAAAAATAACCCCTTCCGGAGTAGTTACAACTTTTGCAGGTAGTCTTACACCGGGTTTTACTAATGGTCAAGGAACATCTTCAGCATTTAATGATCCACAGGGAATATTTATAGATAGCAAATCGGATATTTATATTGCCGATAAAAATAATGGGGCAATCAGGAAGATCACACCTGCTGGATTAGTTTCTACAGCCTACCAGTTTACAATCGGAACGTTAGAACCACACGGAGTAACTAAGGATAGTCAAGGTAATTTTTACGTCACTTATAGATCATTTGCCGGAAATGGAATTAAGAAAATAATTGTAGAATAG
- a CDS encoding IPT/TIG domain-containing protein — MKATRAKYTLVLLYSLALLVFLNSCKKKETDEECPNCPSVISISPTQAYGYDILTITGTNFSSDLQSNIVKINGVQVNPDSILSGSETQLIVKVPKRCGSGSVTVDLDAELTNFGSPPQFNYLFRYTAIDIGGTGLSVMPCASGSSSCPSSGFQRSMGIVLDQNENVFFSDAGLHQIFQLEKNSSYDPCLVAGCGQGSTNGSGTQASMDSPSFIAINSDGTMFVPENGTAIRTVTSFGTVAPWYSNNDLNMAGGAIAFLQNNSEIAYVTNPSSHSIWKINHSGGIFSHTQFAGSLNDSGYADGPDTTASFYSPTGIVVDNIGKCICI; from the coding sequence ATGAAAGCAACGAGAGCAAAATATACACTAGTACTTTTGTATTCATTAGCGTTATTGGTTTTTCTAAATTCCTGTAAGAAAAAGGAAACGGATGAAGAATGTCCAAATTGTCCTTCAGTTATTTCGATTAGCCCGACCCAAGCTTACGGTTATGACATACTGACAATTACAGGAACAAATTTTTCTTCCGATCTGCAATCAAATATTGTAAAGATCAATGGTGTTCAGGTTAACCCTGATTCTATTTTAAGTGGAAGTGAAACGCAATTGATAGTGAAAGTTCCAAAACGTTGTGGCAGCGGAAGTGTAACAGTAGATTTAGATGCAGAACTTACAAATTTTGGATCTCCACCTCAGTTTAATTATCTATTCAGATATACTGCAATTGATATTGGAGGAACAGGATTAAGTGTTATGCCCTGCGCTTCAGGATCCAGTAGTTGTCCGTCAAGTGGATTTCAAAGATCAATGGGAATTGTTCTTGACCAAAATGAGAATGTGTTTTTTTCAGATGCCGGATTACATCAAATCTTTCAACTGGAGAAGAACAGTAGTTATGATCCTTGCCTGGTAGCAGGTTGTGGACAGGGAAGCACTAACGGTTCGGGAACCCAAGCGTCTATGGACTCACCTTCATTCATAGCAATAAACAGTGATGGGACAATGTTTGTTCCGGAAAATGGGACGGCCATCAGGACAGTAACATCTTTTGGCACGGTAGCACCTTGGTATAGTAATAATGATTTAAATATGGCAGGAGGGGCAATTGCTTTTCTTCAGAATAATTCAGAAATTGCTTATGTTACAAATCCTTCATCACATTCTATTTGGAAGATAAATCATTCTGGCGGTATCTTTTCACATACCCAATTCGCCGGTTCATTAAATGATTCCGGTTATGCCGATGGACCTGATACTACTGCAAGTTTTTATAGCCCGACAGGAATTGTGGTCGACAACATAGGAAAATGTATTTGTATCTGA
- a CDS encoding IPT/TIG domain-containing protein, giving the protein MRLLRADSKFFLLLLVIAGIFLNSCKKKDTDDECPNCPTVTAISPTSAHGFDQLTITGNNFSSDPQSNIVKLTVFQIDLIQYWSGSTSELIVKVPRLCGSGKVTVDVDARTHKFWNSA; this is encoded by the coding sequence ATGAGACTATTAAGAGCAGATTCTAAATTTTTTTTATTATTATTAGTTATTGCAGGAATATTTTTAAATTCTTGCAAAAAAAAGGACACAGATGACGAATGTCCTAATTGTCCAACAGTAACGGCGATCAGTCCTACGAGTGCTCACGGTTTTGATCAATTGACTATTACAGGAAATAATTTTTCTTCGGATCCACAATCTAATATTGTAAAATTAACGGTATTTCAGATTGACCTGATTCAATATTGGAGCGGAAGCACTTCGGAATTGATTGTGAAAGTGCCTAGACTCTGTGGAAGCGGAAAAGTTACAGTCGACGTGGATGCGAGAACTCACAAATTTTGGAACTCCGCCTGA
- a CDS encoding IPT/TIG domain-containing protein, whose protein sequence is MKLKFTKLNLSVLIVLFYSIVLVSCDKKDNADDCPNCPSVTGIFPNHAKGLDTIKIVGSNFADDFHSNIVKINGIVIHRILF, encoded by the coding sequence ATGAAATTAAAATTTACTAAACTTAACTTGTCCGTTTTAATAGTATTGTTTTATAGTATTGTTTTAGTTTCTTGTGATAAAAAGGACAATGCTGATGATTGCCCTAATTGCCCATCTGTAACCGGCATTTTTCCTAATCATGCAAAAGGACTGGATACAATAAAAATTGTCGGTAGTAATTTCGCTGATGACTTTCATTCAAATATTGTTAAAATAAATGGAATAGTAATTCACCGGATTCTATTTTAA
- a CDS encoding C39 family peptidase: protein MKKVLFLLGFILINNHVNSQNIDIDYEVYLTPQIDNNTCWAASSAMVLSYSTKTSVTVESIKKDVSEALPKVDISSGLYPKDTKDVGELLGLSFDYPQCYGVQGFADLLTSVGGPVVFIMENGGGGAHAILVKGMKGDGTADGTIVHYLDPWPPEKGVSGSMTFTDLMAAMEKLGFMDQTLWKAKDGENDRLYVLYKQN from the coding sequence ATGAAAAAAGTTCTATTTTTACTCGGCTTTATTTTAATTAATAATCACGTCAATTCTCAGAATATAGATATTGATTATGAAGTTTATCTCACCCCTCAGATTGATAATAATACTTGTTGGGCTGCATCATCAGCTATGGTTTTAAGTTACAGTACTAAAACATCTGTAACGGTAGAATCCATTAAGAAAGATGTTAGCGAAGCATTGCCTAAAGTGGATATTTCATCTGGCCTTTATCCTAAGGACACAAAAGATGTAGGAGAGTTGCTTGGTTTGTCGTTTGATTATCCTCAATGTTACGGAGTACAAGGTTTCGCTGATCTATTAACCAGTGTTGGCGGTCCTGTGGTTTTTATAATGGAGAATGGTGGTGGCGGTGCACATGCAATTTTAGTAAAAGGAATGAAAGGTGATGGAACTGCAGATGGAACAATTGTACACTATCTTGATCCTTGGCCACCTGAGAAGGGAGTTTCGGGCTCTATGACATTTACTGATCTTATGGCTGCAATGGAAAAATTAGGATTTATGGATCAGACTTTATGGAAAGCTAAAGATGGTGAGAATGATAGATTATATGTTTTATATAAGCAAAATTAG